The Echeneis naucrates chromosome 8, fEcheNa1.1, whole genome shotgun sequence genome has a window encoding:
- the mettl23 gene encoding LOW QUALITY PROTEIN: histone-arginine methyltransferase METTL23 (The sequence of the model RefSeq protein was modified relative to this genomic sequence to represent the inferred CDS: inserted 1 base in 1 codon; deleted 1 base in 1 codon), whose amino-acid sequence MYVWPSAVVLAQYLWSRRKELKDKTMLELGAGVSLXGVVAAKSGAKVILSDSIRTPLSLENCRRSCEANGLHMWTVGLTWGEVSPDLLQLPQLDIILGSDVFYEPPDFEDVLVTVSFLLRKNPKVQFWTTYQERSADWSIEPLLHRWKLKCAEIQLEEFDGDKSELAASTLPGHHSIQMMVITLKTEDIGL is encoded by the exons ATGTACGTGTGGCCCAGTGCTGTGGTTCTGGCTCAGTATCTGTGGTCTCGGAggaaagagctgaaagacaagACGATGCTGGAG CTCGGGGCCGGTGTGAGTC CAGGTGTGGTGGCGGCAAAGTCTGGGGCGAAGGTGATCCTGTCAGACAGCATCAGGactcctctgtctctggagaACTGCAGGCGCAGCTGTGAAGCCAACGGCCTCCACATGTGGACG GTTGGTCTCACCTGGGGGGAAGTGTCCCCCGACCTCCTTCAGCTTCCTCAGCTGGACATCATCCTGGGATCAGACGTTTTCTACGAACCTCCAG ATTTTGAAGACGTCCTGGtgactgtttcttttcttctaaGGAAAAACCCCAAAGTCCAGTTCTGGACTACATATCAAGAGAGGAG TGCTGATTGGTCCATTGAGCCGTTGCTCCACCGGTGGAAGCTGAAGTGTGCTGAGATCCAGCTGGAGGAGTTTGATGGGGATAAATCTGAGCTGGCTGCGTCCACTCTGCCGGGCCACCACAGCATCCAGATGATGGTCATCACGCTGAAGACAGAAGACATTGGATTGTAG